In one window of Paenarthrobacter nicotinovorans DNA:
- a CDS encoding MFS transporter → MSVEQRSASRAGKDAGKGSGLKKIVAASMVGTVVEWYEFFLYATAATLVFGKYFFPSTGNELDGIIQAFITYAVGFVARPLGGIVFGQIGDKLGRKPTLQLTIVIVGVSTFLMGCLPGFMDIGYWAPAMLVALRFIQGFALGGEWGGAVLLVAEHSPNKSRGFWSSWPQAAVPVGNLLATLVLFVMSTTLSSEAFLGWGWRVAFWLSAVIVFVGYYIRTHVTEAPIFLEAKAQVEESKAISYGVGEVIRKYPKGILQAMGLRFAENIMYYLVVSFAIVYLKSVHKYDTSSLLLALLIAHVIHFLVIPQVGRLVDSWGRKPVYLIGAITGATWPFFAFPMFDTKNAVIIVLAVTIGLCLHAFMYAGQPAIMSELFPTRMRYSGVSLGSQVTSIFAGSLAPLLATQWLKDTGSWVPTAIYLVVACAITAVAVISLKETKGIALQEVDEADAVRHGLTTAPATSKG, encoded by the coding sequence ATGAGCGTAGAGCAGCGCTCCGCATCAAGAGCAGGGAAAGACGCCGGCAAAGGCTCCGGCCTGAAGAAGATCGTCGCGGCCTCGATGGTGGGCACCGTCGTGGAATGGTACGAGTTCTTCCTGTACGCCACAGCCGCCACGCTGGTTTTCGGCAAGTACTTCTTCCCGAGCACCGGCAACGAACTGGACGGCATCATCCAGGCCTTCATCACCTACGCCGTGGGTTTCGTCGCGCGGCCGCTGGGTGGCATCGTGTTCGGCCAGATCGGCGACAAGCTCGGCCGCAAACCGACGCTGCAGCTGACCATCGTGATCGTGGGCGTCTCGACGTTCCTGATGGGCTGCCTCCCCGGCTTCATGGACATCGGGTACTGGGCGCCGGCCATGCTGGTGGCACTGCGCTTCATCCAGGGCTTCGCGCTCGGCGGCGAGTGGGGTGGCGCTGTGTTGCTGGTAGCTGAGCACAGCCCCAACAAGTCGCGTGGTTTCTGGTCCTCGTGGCCGCAGGCCGCAGTGCCGGTGGGCAACCTTCTGGCCACACTGGTCCTGTTCGTCATGTCCACCACCCTGAGCAGCGAAGCGTTCCTCGGCTGGGGCTGGCGCGTTGCATTCTGGCTCTCCGCGGTGATCGTGTTCGTTGGCTACTACATCCGAACCCACGTCACCGAAGCTCCGATCTTCCTCGAAGCCAAGGCACAGGTGGAAGAGTCCAAGGCCATCAGCTACGGCGTCGGCGAGGTCATCCGCAAGTACCCCAAGGGCATCCTGCAGGCCATGGGACTCCGTTTCGCGGAGAACATCATGTACTACCTCGTGGTGAGCTTCGCGATCGTCTACCTCAAGAGCGTCCACAAGTACGACACGTCCTCGCTCCTGCTGGCACTCCTGATCGCCCACGTCATCCACTTCCTGGTCATTCCGCAGGTCGGCCGGCTTGTTGATTCGTGGGGCCGCAAGCCCGTGTACCTCATCGGCGCCATCACCGGTGCAACCTGGCCGTTTTTCGCCTTCCCCATGTTCGACACCAAGAACGCCGTGATCATCGTGCTCGCCGTGACCATTGGCCTCTGCCTGCACGCCTTCATGTACGCCGGTCAGCCGGCCATCATGTCCGAGCTCTTCCCCACCCGCATGCGCTACTCCGGCGTCTCACTGGGCTCGCAGGTCACGTCCATCTTCGCCGGATCACTCGCGCCGCTGCTGGCAACCCAGTGGCTCAAGGACACCGGCTCATGGGTTCCCACAGCGATCTACCTCGTGGTCGCCTGCGCGATTACCGCCGTCGCGGTTATTTCACTCAAGGAAACCAAGGGCATCGCGCTCCAGGAGGTGGACGAGGCCGACGCAGTAAGGCACGGACTCACCACCGCACCCGCTACCTCGAAGGGCTGA
- a CDS encoding 3-hydroxybutyrate dehydrogenase, which yields MDNSLNGRKALITGGASGIGAACARALAARGAKVVVADVDASGAAALADELGGTAWTVDLLDTEALAALSLDCDILVNNAGIQKVAPIEEFEPAEFRRILALMLEAPFLLIRAALPHMYANNFGRIINISSVHGLRASAYKSAYVSAKHGLEGLSKVTALEGGEHGVTSNCINPGYVRTPLVERQIADQARLHGIPEAEVLAKVMLTESAVKRLVEPEEVASLAVWMASDDAGMVTGASYTMDGGWSAR from the coding sequence ATGGACAACTCCTTGAACGGACGCAAAGCGCTGATAACCGGAGGCGCGAGCGGTATCGGGGCTGCCTGTGCCCGTGCGCTCGCCGCACGCGGCGCGAAGGTAGTAGTGGCCGACGTCGATGCCTCCGGAGCTGCGGCCCTCGCCGACGAGCTGGGCGGCACGGCCTGGACGGTGGACTTGCTGGATACTGAGGCGTTGGCCGCACTGAGCCTTGACTGCGACATCCTGGTCAACAACGCCGGCATCCAAAAGGTCGCGCCGATCGAGGAGTTCGAACCAGCCGAGTTCCGACGGATCCTGGCCCTGATGCTGGAGGCGCCGTTCCTCCTGATCCGTGCCGCCCTCCCGCACATGTACGCCAACAACTTCGGCCGGATCATCAACATCTCCTCGGTCCACGGGCTCCGGGCCTCGGCCTACAAGAGCGCGTACGTGTCCGCCAAGCACGGTCTTGAGGGACTCAGCAAGGTCACTGCTTTGGAAGGCGGCGAGCACGGTGTCACGTCCAACTGCATCAACCCCGGCTACGTCCGCACGCCGTTGGTGGAACGCCAGATCGCCGATCAGGCCCGGCTCCATGGCATCCCCGAGGCCGAAGTCCTGGCCAAGGTGATGCTCACGGAGTCGGCGGTGAAGCGGTTGGTGGAGCCGGAGGAAGTTGCGTCGTTGGCAGTCTGGATGGCCTCCGACGACGCCGGTATGGTCACCGGCGCGAGCTACACCATGGACGGTGGTTGGTCGGCGAGGTAG
- a CDS encoding IS30 family transposase has product MVKLFPKAARTEFLDLVCAGMPVRTAARRVGAVHATGHNWWVQSGLMMTVNRGATGGLADPAPSVGGPGRALGLEERGMIQMGVRMGLSYAKIGALIGRDKSVVWREVKRHTSADGKYYASVAHAKAHQDRRRPKPFRLAKDEGLCRLVGVWMDDGWSPKLISSMLAYYFGDDQTMQVSHETIYQALYVQTRGNLRADLAEKLSLKRKQRIPHGTDRRANSPYKEAFKISQRPAEVQDRAVPGHWEGDLIIGANGTAIGTLVERSTRFTILLHLPGDHTAETVAAAMIREMASLPDHLRRSITWDRGTELADYAKIQTALDTTMYFCDPHSPWQRGTNENTNRLLRFWFEKGTDFSVHTPEDIRLVAAKLNRRPRPTLNLETPANRLNQLLQAA; this is encoded by the coding sequence ATGGTCAAGTTGTTCCCCAAGGCTGCGCGTACTGAGTTTCTTGATTTGGTGTGTGCGGGGATGCCTGTTCGTACTGCTGCCCGGCGTGTCGGGGCGGTGCACGCTACCGGGCACAATTGGTGGGTTCAGTCTGGCCTAATGATGACCGTGAACCGGGGTGCTACCGGAGGTCTTGCCGATCCTGCTCCTTCAGTCGGGGGCCCTGGCCGTGCGTTGGGTCTGGAAGAGCGAGGCATGATCCAGATGGGTGTGCGGATGGGCCTCAGTTACGCGAAGATCGGCGCATTGATCGGGCGGGATAAGTCCGTAGTTTGGCGGGAGGTCAAACGCCACACGAGCGCGGACGGGAAGTACTACGCCTCGGTCGCTCACGCCAAAGCGCATCAGGACAGGCGCCGTCCCAAACCCTTCAGGCTGGCCAAGGACGAGGGTTTGTGCCGGCTGGTCGGCGTCTGGATGGATGACGGGTGGAGTCCGAAGCTGATCTCCTCGATGTTGGCGTATTACTTCGGTGACGATCAGACTATGCAGGTGAGCCACGAGACGATCTACCAGGCCCTTTACGTCCAAACCCGCGGGAACCTGCGGGCGGACCTGGCCGAAAAGCTCAGCCTGAAACGCAAACAACGCATCCCCCACGGCACTGACCGGCGCGCCAACAGCCCCTATAAAGAGGCCTTCAAGATCAGCCAACGTCCCGCCGAGGTCCAGGACCGGGCAGTGCCCGGGCATTGGGAAGGTGACCTCATCATCGGCGCCAACGGGACAGCGATCGGAACCTTGGTGGAACGCTCAACCCGGTTCACGATCCTGCTGCACCTGCCAGGGGACCACACCGCGGAAACCGTTGCCGCCGCGATGATCCGGGAGATGGCCTCCCTCCCGGATCACCTGCGCCGGTCGATCACCTGGGACCGCGGCACCGAGCTGGCCGACTACGCAAAAATCCAGACCGCTCTCGATACGACGATGTACTTCTGCGACCCGCACTCGCCCTGGCAGCGCGGCACCAACGAAAACACCAACCGGCTCCTGCGGTTCTGGTTCGAGAAAGGCACTGACTTTTCAGTGCACACCCCCGAGGACATCCGCCTGGTCGCAGCGAAACTCAACCGCCGCCCCAGACCAACACTGAACCTCGAGACCCCAGCCAACCGGCTAAACCAGCTGCTACAAGCGGCCTAA